GTAGTTCACCTGCACGCTCACCGGTGCTTCCGTCTTGTTGATGAGCGGCGACTTTGCGGCGTCGCGCACGCCGATCGAGCCGGCGAGCACCGGCAGCCGGAACGCTTCCACGCGGAAATGCCCGGCGTCGAGCGACGTGGGATAGCTTTTCGGCCGTGTGTCGCCATCGGTGTAGTCGAGTGTGACCGAATACTCGCCGAGCTTCGCCCCCTGCGGAATCTGGAAGCTGTTCTCGGCAAGCCGTCCGTTGCGCCACTTGACCGGTTGCGTGTACGTCTGCCCCGATCCCTGATGCGTGATCGTCAGTTGCGACGGCAAGGCCGCGGGCAACGCCAGCCCCTGCATGGTTTCCTGGCGGATGAAGTGCTTCATCGACACGGTCTCGCCAACGCGGAACAGCATGCGATCGAACACGGTCTGGGCACGAACGGTCGGGCTGCTGCCGCCATCGGTCGGCACATGGAAACGCCAGGGCTCGATGCCGCGATCCGAGTCCGACGACACAAACGCCATGTCCGGATCGTTTCCTTGCGTGCGGGCAACCACGAAGTAACCCGAGCGCATCGTCTTCTCGCAATAGCGGTAACGATCGAGCGACTTGTCGATCTTCGCCACACCGGTCTTGTCGGTCACGGCGGAGGCCACTTCGGTGCCGTCGCAGTCGAGCACGCGCACGTGCGCGTTGGCCACGGGCTGCCCCTTGTCGAGCGTGGTCACCCACGCCACGGCATTCTCGCGGCCCGTCTTGAAGTGCACACCGAGATTGGTGACGAGCACGGTGGTGCGCACGTACATCGGCAGCGACTTGCCGAGCAGCGCCGCCCCCAGCGAGGGCGACGCCAGCTCCACGACATAGAAGCCCGGCTTCTGGAACGGGATACCCACGACCTCGAACGGACGCGGGTCCTTGTCCTTCGGCACCGGCAGCGTCAATGCCTGTACGCCCGGCAGACCGGAAAGCAGCGACAGGCTGCGCGTGTCGTAGCGCGTGATCTTGTCTTCGACGATCGTCGCGGCATTCGGCCCGAACGTCTCCTTCGCGGCGGGCGCCGTGAGGATCGTCGGCATGGCTTCGGCGATCTGCTTGCGCGTCATCGTCGTTTCGTCGAACCGGCGCACGCGCGAGAGCCACTCCATGACCTGCACATCGTCGTCGACGCGCAACTGCATCGTGCGGCCGTTCGCGTTGGCGTTGGCGGCATCGAGCGCCCTGGCCGCCTCCCCCGCCACGCCCAGACCGTTGATCTGCAGCGCCGGCTCGACCTTGCGAAGCGTGACGGGCAGCATCGGCGGCATGCCCGGCTCAGCGAAGCGCTCGACGATCCCGAACGGCGCCGCGGCGAACTTGGCCAGCGGCGGCATGGTCGCCGTCTTCGTCTTCAGTGGGAATTCGCTCGCGTTGTCGAGCGCACGACCGCTGTCGTCGGCAAAGCCTTTCGGCAGCGTGATGGTGAGTTCGGCCTTTTCCGGGAATGGCGCATCGAACGTCACGTCACTGACACTGGACGTTCGGTCCGTATCGCTGAATTTGGGTGTCCGTTCCGCCCCAGCGCCTTGCAGCCGTATCCTGGCGGCCATGTCGCGCGCGACCGGCGAATTGAACGTCAGACGCAGCGGACGCAACGGCGTGCATGGTGCGTTGGCGTTCTCGCGCTCGCAACTGAAGCTGGCGGTAAACGGCTCGCGCACGTCGTATTCGAAGCGTCGCGCCTGGCGCGTCGGCACGCCCGACGGCGTCGTGATACCCGCACCCCACACCAGATGCATCTTGGCGCCTGCGGCGAGCGTGCGATTGCATTGCAGCATGACCACGCGCGCGGCCTGCTTGTCGAGATTGAAGCGTTTGAGCAGCGCGGCGCGCGTATCGCCTTCGATCCACTTCACGCCAAGACGCTCGCCCACGCCCTCGGTCTCGCACCAGGCGTTCTGCGTCACGCTGGCGGGCTGCGCCGCACCATTGAGCGTGAGAACGAAAATCTGATTTTCGTCGATCGGACCATACGACGGACGAATGTTGGTGACGGCCGGGCCGCCCGTGTTGAACGCGTAACGCGTCGTGCCCGAGAGCGCCGTACCGGAGACAGCGGACAGGCCGCTGCGCGCCTCCACCGTGCATTTCGCCCCCGGCGGCAATGGTTGTTTGAAGTCGTAGACCCAGATCTTCGGTTCGAGCCAGTGGCCGTCGCCGGTGAGCGAGGCATCCGTGCATCGCACGGCAGCCGGCGCCTGCGCGCGCGGATCGCCCGCCGGCACCATCGCCTCGTCGAACTTCACAACGACCTGATCGACGCTGGCGACTTCGCCCTGCGGACTCACGCTGACGACGCGTGCGGCATGTGCCGGCGACGTCATCCACATTCCTAGACAGAGTGCCGCCCACGCCAACGGCGCAGCCGGCCAGACGCGTTGCGTTCTGCGATGCATGCCGGACTCCTCCCCGAGTTCTGGTGAGGCGATTCTAACCCGCGGTCTTTGGCAATTCGAACCGTTTCTGGCCAATTCCGGCATCGTTCGATAGACAAGCGCCACAATTCGGATTGCTCGCCTCGTAACTTCGGAATACAGGACGCTGGGTCTAGGAAGTAGCCTATGTCACACTGACGTCTTTCCTATGTGCGTTGCGAGCACGCCATGTCCGTCGCCTTTCTCCATCCGAAGAAGAACGCGCTGGTCTATCTGGTCAAGATCCTCAGTGGTTCGCTGATCGTCTGGTTCGGTCTGCGCGCGGCGGGCTTTCCCGAGCCGTACTGGGCGATGATCTCGCTCATTGTCGTCACGGAGCCCGATCCAACGCAGGCGCGCAGCAACTTCAAGGCGCGTTCGATCAACACGATTGCCGGCGCGGTCGTGGCTTGTGTCGTCTTGCTGGTAATCGGGCCGGGACTGCTGGCGATGCTCCTGGGCATCACCATCGCCACCCTCGCCGCCATGCTGGTGCAGAACTACCCGGCCAACTGGCGCCTCGGACCGGCGACCGTCGTGATTCTGATGTCCGCGGCGCTGAGCGGACAGGGGCTGCACGAAGAACTGAGCCTCGCCATGTTGCGCGTGATCGAAGTGCTGGTCGGCTCCACGGTCGCCCTGATCCAGTCGCTGATCTATGGGCGGTACGTGAAACCCTGGTTCATGCCGTCCGATTGAGGCATGCGGCCATCGGCCGCGCCGCGCGTGTCAGCGCGACGTCTGCCGGTTGGCCAGATAGTGGAGGGGCAGCGCGTTGCTGCGCTTGAAGGCGCTCAGCACGATGTTCGAGCGAACGTTCTCGACGCCCGGCACCTGCATCAGCCGCTTCATGACGAACGCCGACAGGGCGTTCAGATCCGGGACCACGATGCGCAGCAGGTAATCCGCCTCGCCGACCACGGCATGACATTCGAGCACTTCGGGCAACAGATCGATCTCCGCCTGGAAGCGCTCGATGACCTGGTCGCCGTGATGCTGCAGTCGCAGCGTCGTGAATGCCGTCACGGCCAGGCCCAACGCCTCGGGCCGCAACACCACGCGATATCCCTCGATGACCCCCGCCGCTTCGAGCCGTTGCAAGCGCCGGCCGATCTGCGACGCCGAAAGCGCCACGTGCTCGGCCAACTGGTGATGCGTGGCCCGTCCTTCCTTCTGCAAGGCGTCCAGAAGGGCCAAATCGAAGCTATCCAAATCAAGCATGACGATTCTCCGCAATAAATCGCTTTTTTATGCGAACTTTATGCAAACCACTTTCACCACAGGCGCATTATGCGCCCATTTCGCATGCCATGCGCACTACACTTTCAATCATTGCAACCGCTTGATTGAGTCGCTCGTATCATGTCCCTCACCGCCATGCTTCAGGAGCAGTTCGACGCCGGTCTCACGACCCGGCCCGACTTCACCATCGATCAGCCCGTCGAACAATACGGCGCGGTCGATCACGCGGTGTGGCAACAGCTCTACGAACGCCAGACGGCGATGCTGCCCGGTCGTGTCTGCGAGGCATTCATGGATGGCATTCGCGCTCTCGACATGGACGCCCGTCGCGTACCGGAGTTCGACCGTCTCAACGAAAAACTGATGGCGGCTACCGGCTGGCAGGTCGTGGCGGTGCCCGGTCTCGTGCCGGACGAAGTCTTCTTCGACCATCTCGCCAATCGTCGCTTTCCGGCCACGTGGTGGATGCGACGCCCCGATCAACTCGATTACCTGCAGGAACCCGATTGCTTTCACGACGTGTTCGGTCACGTGCCGCTGCTCGCCGATCCGGTATTCGCCGACTTCATGCAAGCCTACGGCCAGGCCGGCAGGATTGCGCAATCGCTCGGGGCGCTGCCGTTGCTCGCACGTCTGTACTGGTACACCGTCGAATTCGGTCTGATGCGCGATGGCGACGGTCTGCGCATCTACGGCGCGGGCATCGTCTCGAGCCGGGGTGAAACCGAGTTCTCTCTCACCTCGCGCGAGCCGAACCGCATCGGGTTCTCGCTCGAACGCGTACTGCGCACGCAATACCGCATCGACACGTTTCAGCAAACGTACTTCGTGATCGACGACTTTGCCCAGTTGTTCGATGCGATGCGCGCCGATCTGCCGGCGCTGTTCAAGGCGTTTGCCGAGACGTCGCCGTTTGCGGCCAACGCGCGTCGGCCGGAAGACACGTCGATCCTGTTGCCGGCATGACGACGTGGCCCGCACGCGGGCCGCGTCCGCCCCATCCCTTGGCACGGCCTCGCACTCGCCGGGCGTCTCAACACACGCGCCGCCAGCCTGTGAAACAATAGTCCGCATGAGCAGGCGACCCCGCCGCTTCATGGGCGCTGCGCGTGGCCCGGCAGAGTATCCTCCCGTCCCCGCTCGCAGTCATCATCGGTGTCGTGCCGACACCGGTACATTCGAATCGGCCCGATTCAAACCGAACGTTTTGAAAGGAATGCCATGACAACACGACTCTCATCCGAGGCTCGCGCCAGCCTGGCCGAAGTGCTGCCCGAGTGGCACCAGGTGGTCGGCCGCGATGCCATCCAGCGCAGCTTCACGTTTCACGACTTCAACGAAGCCTTCGGCTTCATGGCGCAGGTCGCGCTCAAGGCCGAGAAGATGAATCACCATCCCGAGTGGTTCAACGTCTACAACCGGGTGGACATCACACTCTCGACGCACGACGCCGACGGTCTGACCCAGCGCGACGTCGATCTCGCGCTTGCCATCGACCAGTTCGCTGGCGATCGCAGCTCGAGCTGAGCCCGTCTGCCTCCTCATTGCCCCAGCACTACGATTCGGGGCGTCTTCCTCAGCATCGGACGGTATCGCGGCCGGGATTCACACCGCGGGCCCGATCCGCACCGATGCCGCCTCCTCCGCCCTCTCCCCGCATCAACTCGTCAGCGTTTGGGCGCCAGCAACGTGCCGCGGCAATTCTTGCTGCCGCAGTGGCACGCGTATTCCCGTTTGAGTTTCTTGGTGTAGCGCGCGTCGATCACCAGACCGTAATCGTAGAAAAGCTCTTCGCCGGGCTCGATGTCTCGCAAGGCGTAGATATACACGTGCTTGCCCTTTTCGCGCGCTTCGCAGTTCGGCGAGCATGCATGATTGATCCAGCGGGCGTTGTTGCCGTCGACCTTGCCGTCGATACAGCGTCCGTCTTCCAGACTGAAGTAGAACGTGTGCGTGGGGTGTTCCGGATCATGCGGATGACGGCGCAAGGCTTCGCGCCACGAAATGATCTCGCCCTTGTACTCGATCACGCGATCTCCCTTTTTGAGACGCTTGACCGCGTACACACCCTTACCGTGGACGCCGGACTTCCTGACTTCGATTCTGCGCTTGGCTGCCATGTCTATGCGACGAGGTTTCGTGAATGCAAAAAAGCGCAGTGTACAGGCACGAGCCCGTCATGTGCGTGACAAAGCCAAACGAAAAAAAACGTCACCCGGTACCGGTTGACGTTCTCCTCCCTCGGGCGCGCAGCCAGCGCGAGACGAATCGACGCCTCGCGCTCAGGTCGCATTCAGGCCTTGCTGTAGAGTTTCCAGACCTTGCGCTGCGTGGCGATGTCGGCTTCCTCGTACGCGTTACAATCGATCGGCAGTCGGGAATCGTCGTACGTCGCGTTGAAGTGATTGCAGTAGTACGATCCTTTGCCCCGCGCGTTCGCCTCGAAGTGGCTGCACGTCAGACACATGCGTTGCGGCGGCATGTCGCCGCGTTCCTGCATCGTGAAGACGAGTTTGAGCAGCGTCCGATAGAACTGCGCACGCTCCTTCTCGTTGAGCGTTTCGGATGCCGTCATCAGGAAGTTCGCCCATTGCGAGGCCTTCTTCGCGGCGGTCTTGCCGCGTGCGGTCAAACGCAGGGCCAATGCACGACCGTCGTTGACGTCGCGGCGTTTCTCTACCAGATCCTTGCTCTCGAGTGTGCTCACGGCCTCACTGACCGTGGCCGATGTGAGCGCGGCATCCTCCGCAATTTCGCCCAGTCGCATCGGCACGCCGCGCGCAAGCAGGAGAGTGAGGATCTCACCCTGCGTCGGCGTCAATCCAGCCATTGCCGCGCCCTCCCAGGCGTGGCTCCGTAACGCAGTTCCGATGCGCAACAAACCTGCCGTCACGCGCTTGGAAAGCGCTTCATCAAGTGGGGTCGGAGTAGCCATGATTTTTCTTTAGGATTTCTAAAAACTATACGTCGATAAAACAGCTTGTCAAATACGAACACCCAGGCGGTGCATCACACGTCATCACCAACATTTGCCTTTCATTCCGGCGCCCCGCCCGGGGGAAACCCTAAAGCACTTCCGTGTCGATACGCGACGGCAAGTCGCTGTTGAACCTGCCATCCCACCACGATTCCATTGTGTGTTCCGAGTTGAATTTTGGCGTATCAGTTCTTGTACTGATCTCCCAAATCCTACTCACGATGTTTACAGAATATTGGTGTCCTGCGCACCCGCCCTGCGAATCCCGGCCTCATTGAAAACGCTTCGCATTCCATGCGAATTTCATCGATTGCTGAATAGGTGTAACGCGCGACGTTCTCTTGCATCCCTCACCAGATTCGACTTCGCGCCCGAAGCCGCGCCGGACATGGCTCGCAGACCTTAACGATCCCTTTCCGTTACTCGAGGTTCCCCACCGCCCCGTAAGAAAATTTCCTCGATTTTCGAGAGATTCGCGGCGTTCCAAGGGCGGATCCTGCTCGCGTCGTTCTTCGATGTGTTTAGGACAGAACGCAAATGATTTGAAACACAACCATCGGTCGCTAGTTGCCGAGGGACGGTTTCGCCAAAAAAGTCTGGGAATGAGGGGGTCGGTATGTCCGTTGGCGTTGCCGTTTGGACACACGAAATGAAGAAATCGACAGTACCGGCGATTTCGCTCGTTACAGCCAGCAAAACCAACATTACTCACTTCTCACACCACGCCCGGTAAGTCTCAAAAACAAGTGGCGAGATTGTAGCCGCGAACCGGGTAGCCAATGCGAGAACATCAAAATTATCCACAAAACCCCATTTTCGGGGGTCTGCTGCACAAAATTTAGGCGCCTGTGGATAACTTTCTGGATAACTTACCGGACTAGATGTGCATGGCTTCGGGATAACTCGCGAAGGTTTCCACAGGGGTCAAAAACTGTTCCGAGTTGTTCTTGGGATACCCGCTGTTTTTCCATCCAGTTCTTAGTTCGGCAAGATCCTGTTTACACACGGTTAACTGTGGTTATCCACAGGAGTGGGTCGCCTTTGTTAACTACTACTATGTATACATACAGTAAACCTATTAAAACCTTAAAACCTTGCTACGAGTGACGCGAAAACCGCAAACCCGACCCCGTCGAAACAGTGGAAAAGGCAGCGCCTGCGATGCATGATTTCCTGTCCCACTGGCGTGTTTCGTTCCGAACGCGGCACATGGGGTGCCACTTCCCGCCAAGTGCCGCACCCATCGTCGGCTGCAGACCGTCACGGCAATAAAAAACCCCGCCAAGGCGGGGTTTCGTGACACCGATCGCAAAACTACGGACATTGCCGAACACAACGCGTCCGGAACGCCCGGGTTTCGTGTTGCCTCATGTCATGCTGCCCACCGCAGACATTGCTGACGGACCATCTCATTGAGCGACTTCTCATTGGCGTGGACTTCGCGCAACCACACAGCGTCGTTCTTGCCGGAGGCGACCAACTGGCGGATCTCTTCACAGGCGCCTTCGGCCTCGAGCGCCGCCGCGTGCGGCTTGATGACCTCCAGCGTGTGTGCAACGTGCTGGCCGAGCATGGTGCGTTCGCCCGTCTGCGGGTTCACGTATGCGCCTTCCAGACCGAAACGGCAGGCCTCGAAACGGTTGAAGGTGTAGACCAGGTAGTCGTCCTCGCTGAGCACGAACGGACGTTCCTCGAGCAGATAACGGGCCAGGGACTGGATATAAGAGGCGATGGCAGCCGCCCGGTCGACCGACAAGGGGGTATCCATCACCCGGACCTCGATCGTCCCAAAACCCGGTTTCGGTCGAATATCCCAGTAGAAGTCCTTCATGCTCTCGACGACGCCGGTTTTCACCATCTTGTCGAAGTACGTTTCGAAGTCTTCCCACTTGAGTACGAACGGCGCACGCCCCGAGAGCGGGAACGCGAACACCGAGTTCAGTCGCGCCGAATGGAAACCCGTGTCGACCCCCTGCACGTACGGCGACGACGCCGACAGCGCAATAAAGTGCGGGATATAGCGCGACATCGCGTGCAGCAGATACAGCGCACTGTCCGGATCGGGACAGCCGATGTGCACGTGCTGGCCGAAGACGGTGAACTGCTTGGCGAGATAGCCGTAGAGCTCGGACAGGAAATGGAAACGAGGCGAATCGTAGATCGTGCGCTCGCTCCATCGCTGGAAGGCATGCGTGCCGCCACCGCACAGCCCGATATTGAGCTGCTTGCCGGCCGCGACCAGCACGTCGCGAATCCGCCTCAGTTGCATCACGGCGTCACTGTGGTGATTACAGATGCCCGTGGAGAGCTCGATCATGCTCTCCGTCATCTCGGGCTTGATATCACCCGGATGCGTTTCCTTGGCCACAAGCCGCATTACGTCCGCGGCTGCCTTGGTCAGATCGTAATCGTGAAGATTGACGATCTGCATCTCCAGTTCCACCCCGAACGTGTACGGGTCCGAGGGAATGAATTCTTCTAGTGACATGGCTTAATCCTTCCGTTCACCGACAAGGGCCAATGCCCAATAGACCACCAACGGCGCGACCAGTTGCAGCAACGCGATGACACACATCACCACGGCCTTGAGCATCGGATCGAACTGCGGGTAGATGTCGTACGTATCGGCAACGAGTACGAACGCGAGACTGGCCACCGGGCACAACGACAACCCGAGCGCGAAGGCCTGCTTGTAGCTGATACCGGCCTGGTGGGCGACGGCGACAGTGCCCACGACCTTCGCGGCAAGACGCACGACGATGATCGCCGCAGCGGCGAGACCCCCGAGTGCAAGGTACTCCCATTGGAACGCCAGCGAGGTCAGCACGAACAGCACCACCGCGAGCAACCATCCGGCCGTGCCGAAATACGCCGGCCAGAGTTGCGGGCGTTCCTCCAGATTCCGGAAGATGATCCCGGCAAGCAGCAGCGTGAGCGAGTTCGGCAGCCTGAGCATATGCACGAGCGCCACCATCAACATGATCAGGCCGATGAGCATCACGAACGCATGATGGTCCTGGCTGCCGAAGCTGCGGAACACAAGGTTGCAGGCCTTGGCCAGCACGAACGCCAGCACGATCGAGCCGACGAGCAGATACAGCGGGTGGAACATCACGACCCACACGCTCGAGTGATACGCCTGGTGCATCCAGCCGTAGACGAGCTTCACGGCGACCACGGCGTACACGCTGTTGAGCGCCGCCAGCGCCAACAGTCGTTCCGTCACCTGCCCTTCGGCGCGCAGTTCGTTCTTGAGCTGGATGACGACCGCCGGCGATGTGGCCATGCTGATCGACGCGATGAGTACCGCGGTGAGTGGTGTCACGCTGAACACGCGCAGCACGGCGTAGACCGCGACAAAGGTGAGCAGGGCTTCGAGCGCGCTCGTGACGATGATCCAGGGATTGGCCCGCATCCATTTCAGGTTGAGGCGACTGCCCAGTTCGAAGAGCAGCAGGCCCAGCGCCAGGTCGATCAGCAGCCGGATGGCCGCGCTCGTTTGCGCGTCCAGCGTTGAGGAAAGACCCAGGGTGCCGCCAACCAGCCCGACCACGGCGTAACCGGTGATGCGCGGCAGGCGCAGTCTCCGGAAACAGATTTCCCCTGCGAGGCCGGCAAATACCAATGCCAGCCCGGCAAAGAAAACGGGATCGGGCGCCGGCGGCCAGCCCGGGAAGAGGGACAGTTCCGACGTCATAATGCTCGCTTTGCGCCGCTTGACGGCGCATCAAGTGGTGAAAAGGAAAGAAAGTCGCGCGCGGGGTTGCAGATGAAGGACAAATGCGCGACGAACCCGAAGGGTTGGGGTTATTTTGCCACATTCGCTTTCCGAGGCTCCCGGTGGCCGGTGGCGCCCCCGCACATGCCCGCCGAGTGGAGGTGCCGGGTGCGGGGCGAGGCGCAGCGCGGCCAACCGCCGTTTGGAAACCGTCTTCGGGGAGATGAGGCCTCGCCATGCCAGGGTGAACAGGACGGAAGTGCCCGGGGGCGTCGCCCCCGCGCGGGTGGACCTTCAATCCTATGGGGGTCAGATTCGATTTATCGAGGCGGAACGAGAATTTCGGACCGTGGCGGTATGCCTTCAGGGTTTCTCGCCGATGAACGGTGCAGACTGCACGCGAGCTACGGTTGCCCGCTGCCGCTTGTCTGGCAACCCGCCGACGTTACTTCGCGCCGAGGATGCGCGGTGCTTCGGCGTTTCGCCCGTTCAGCCTTTGCGCAGCGCCTGCATGAGAAAGCGCGCCGGGTCGATGGCGTCGGCGAGGTCGCTGCCCACCGGCCATGGCTCGCCTTCGATCTGGCTGGCAACGAGCTCCGCGCACAACGACGCGAAGACCAGTCCGCGCGAGCCGAAGGCGAAGCTGGCATGGAGGCCGTCCAGACGCGGCAGATCGCGCAGATGCCTGCCGGCGAGTCGCTGCCGCTGCGACTCGATCGCGGCCACGTCCGGCAATTGCCCGGCCATTGGCAGACGATCGGGAACGAGCGCACGGAACGCCGTGCGTCCACCCAGCTCGACGGCGGCGCTCTCGCCGGCGAGTCCCGCATCGCCGAAGATGGCGGCATGGGCGGGCAGCAGCGCGGCGAGGCGTCGCAGATTGGCCTGATGGTCGGCCACGCGAACGTCTTCGGCCGGATCGTCGAAGCCGTAGGTGGCGCCCGTGATCGGGCCTGCACCGCCAAACGGCGACGGCGCGACATAGCCATCGCCACAGACCGGCACGCGCAGGCCGGGCAAGGTATCGGGCGGCAGGAACGTCAATTGCCCGCGCACTTTCCTGATGGGAATGAACTCGGGTGCGAGGTACGGGGCGAGCAGGCGTTGCGAGACATCCGCCGCCGTCACGACGACAACGTCTGCTTCGGCGAGCGTCTGACCGGCGTCGTCGACGGCCGTCCAGCGCCCACCACTCCCATCGTGGCGTTCCAGCCGCTCGACTGACACGCCGTAACGTGCATCGAGCGATGGCCCGGCAGCGACCAGCTCCGCGCGGCACAGCATGGCCGGGGCGAGCCAGCCACCTTCGGGGAACCACACACCGCCATGAGCGAGTGTCTCCCCCGCCAGCGCGGAAGCTTGCGCTGCGTCGACCCACTTCGCATAGCTCTGCGGGTACGCCTGGGCGATCATCAGTTGTTCCATCGCCTGCGCTTGCGCCTCGTCGGTGGCGACTTGCAGCAGGCCGTCGGCGCGCCCGGGCAGCCCGCCCGGCAAGGTGCGCCACTGCGAGAGCGCATAGAGAAAGCCGGCGCGGGTGAGTCTCGACAACACGTTGTCGTCGGCGGACAACTGCGGGTGGAAGACACCAGCGGGGTTGCCCGACGCCGCCGAGCCTGGCGCCTGGGCCCGCTCGAAGAGCCGCACCCGCCAGCCGCGCGCCACGAGTTGCCGGGCCATCGCGGCACCCGCCATCCCGGCGCCGATGACGATGGCCTCGCGGGTACGCCGGCGCGGTGCGACGGGCGGGTCGTAGCGGCGCATGCGATATGGCGGTGCGTAGACGCCGGCGAGCATATCGCGCTTGCGACCGTAGCCCGGTTTGCGTTCCATCCGAAAGCCGACTGCGATGAGATCGCGCCGCACCTGTCCGGCCGCGGTATAGGTGGCGAGTGTGGCGCCGTCGCGCGCCATCCGGCCGAGCGTTTTGAAGACGTCGGCTGACCACATGTCAGGATTTTTCGATGGCGCGAAGCCATCGAGAAAGAATGCGTCCGCGCCCACGCGCAGCGACGGCATCAGATCGAAGAAATCGCCAAAGCCGACGCTCAGCACCACGCCGTGAGCGAGTTCGAGCCGGTGCCAGCCGGCCACGGGCGCGGGCCAGGCGTCGCACAGGCGCTGCACCAGCGGCGCGAGCTCGGTCATGCCCGGCAACACGAGCATCGGTTCGAGCATGCGACGCAGGTCCTGCGGCCGGAACGGAAATTTCTCCACCGACACGAAGTGCAGGCGCGTGGGCCGTTGCGGGTCGTCGCGCCAGGCGGCCCATGTCGCGAGGAAGTTCAGTCCAAGACCGAAGCCCGTCTCGACGATCACGAACTGTTCGCGGCCGCGCCAGCGCTCGGGCAGGTCATTGCCGCCGAGGAAGACGTGCCGCGCCTGACCGAGCGCGCCGTCGGTGCTGTGATAGACGTCGTCGAACGCTGCCGAATAAGGCGTGCCGTCGTCGGCGGTGGCCGGTTCGGCCGGCGTGATGGGGCTTGCGCCCGGACGGCGACTCATTCGTCCCCCCGCTCTTCGGTCACAATCTCGATGAGTCCCGGCAGAGAGACCACGCCGAGCCACTTCCCTTGTGCATCGACCACAGGCACCCAGTCGGCCTGCAGCTTGCCCACCGCGCGCAGCGCGGCGACCAACGGCATCTCGCCGTCCAGCGGTTTGCATGGCGCAATCGCTTCCGTCCATTGCCAAGGTTGGCCCGTCGCCTGCCGGCGCCACCAGCTCGCGGCGTCGAGCAAGCCGATGAGCCTGCCATCCTCGGCTCGCACCACGAGATTGCGATAGCCCGTGGCGACGAAACGCTCGCCGATGGCGTCCGACGTGGCGGTGGCGCTCAAGACCGCATCGTTATTCTCGGCGAGCGACGACAAGCGCATCTTGCCGGCCTCGCCGGTCATCGACAGCCAGCGGCCGGCGACCTGATTGCGTCGCAGCGACTTCGCATATACCGAATCCGTGCGCAGCGTGTGTGCCGTGAGATAGGCGGTCACGCATGCCAGCATGAGCGGGAGCACCACCTGATAGCTCAACGTCATCTCGAAGATCATCAGGATCGACATGAGCGGCGCGTACGTCGTGGCCGCGAGAAACGCGCCCATGCCGACCACCGCGTAGCTGCTGGCGACCGACGCCGTTGCCGGCGCAAGCGCATTCATCGCCAGACCGTAGAGGCTGCCGAGCGCGGCGCCGACGAAGAGCGTCGGCGTGAACACCCCGCCCACCGCACCGGATCCGGCCGACGAGGCGGTCGCCAACACCTTGAAGACCAGCACCATGGCGAGCGCCTGCCACGCCCAGTGCGTGTGCAGGATCGAGTTGACCACGCTGTAGCCGTTGCCCCAGACGTGCGGTACTTGCAACGAGAGCACCCCGACGATCAGGCCG
The Pandoraea pulmonicola DNA segment above includes these coding regions:
- a CDS encoding Lrp/AsnC family transcriptional regulator — its product is MLDLDSFDLALLDALQKEGRATHHQLAEHVALSASQIGRRLQRLEAAGVIEGYRVVLRPEALGLAVTAFTTLRLQHHGDQVIERFQAEIDLLPEVLECHAVVGEADYLLRIVVPDLNALSAFVMKRLMQVPGVENVRSNIVLSAFKRSNALPLHYLANRQTSR
- the phhA gene encoding phenylalanine 4-monooxygenase, whose translation is MSLTAMLQEQFDAGLTTRPDFTIDQPVEQYGAVDHAVWQQLYERQTAMLPGRVCEAFMDGIRALDMDARRVPEFDRLNEKLMAATGWQVVAVPGLVPDEVFFDHLANRRFPATWWMRRPDQLDYLQEPDCFHDVFGHVPLLADPVFADFMQAYGQAGRIAQSLGALPLLARLYWYTVEFGLMRDGDGLRIYGAGIVSSRGETEFSLTSREPNRIGFSLERVLRTQYRIDTFQQTYFVIDDFAQLFDAMRADLPALFKAFAETSPFAANARRPEDTSILLPA
- a CDS encoding SET domain-containing protein, translating into MAAKRRIEVRKSGVHGKGVYAVKRLKKGDRVIEYKGEIISWREALRRHPHDPEHPTHTFYFSLEDGRCIDGKVDGNNARWINHACSPNCEAREKGKHVYIYALRDIEPGEELFYDYGLVIDARYTKKLKREYACHCGSKNCRGTLLAPKR
- a CDS encoding cation:proton antiporter translates to MTSELSLFPGWPPAPDPVFFAGLALVFAGLAGEICFRRLRLPRITGYAVVGLVGGTLGLSSTLDAQTSAAIRLLIDLALGLLLFELGSRLNLKWMRANPWIIVTSALEALLTFVAVYAVLRVFSVTPLTAVLIASISMATSPAVVIQLKNELRAEGQVTERLLALAALNSVYAVVAVKLVYGWMHQAYHSSVWVVMFHPLYLLVGSIVLAFVLAKACNLVFRSFGSQDHHAFVMLIGLIMLMVALVHMLRLPNSLTLLLAGIIFRNLEERPQLWPAYFGTAGWLLAVVLFVLTSLAFQWEYLALGGLAAAAIIVVRLAAKVVGTVAVAHQAGISYKQAFALGLSLCPVASLAFVLVADTYDIYPQFDPMLKAVVMCVIALLQLVAPLVVYWALALVGERKD
- a CDS encoding YbdK family carboxylate-amine ligase, producing MSLEEFIPSDPYTFGVELEMQIVNLHDYDLTKAAADVMRLVAKETHPGDIKPEMTESMIELSTGICNHHSDAVMQLRRIRDVLVAAGKQLNIGLCGGGTHAFQRWSERTIYDSPRFHFLSELYGYLAKQFTVFGQHVHIGCPDPDSALYLLHAMSRYIPHFIALSASSPYVQGVDTGFHSARLNSVFAFPLSGRAPFVLKWEDFETYFDKMVKTGVVESMKDFYWDIRPKPGFGTIEVRVMDTPLSVDRAAAIASYIQSLARYLLEERPFVLSEDDYLVYTFNRFEACRFGLEGAYVNPQTGERTMLGQHVAHTLEVIKPHAAALEAEGACEEIRQLVASGKNDAVWLREVHANEKSLNEMVRQQCLRWAA
- a CDS encoding FUSC family protein, producing MSVAFLHPKKNALVYLVKILSGSLIVWFGLRAAGFPEPYWAMISLIVVTEPDPTQARSNFKARSINTIAGAVVACVVLLVIGPGLLAMLLGITIATLAAMLVQNYPANWRLGPATVVILMSAALSGQGLHEELSLAMLRVIEVLVGSTVALIQSLIYGRYVKPWFMPSD
- a CDS encoding MarR family winged helix-turn-helix transcriptional regulator, which translates into the protein MATPTPLDEALSKRVTAGLLRIGTALRSHAWEGAAMAGLTPTQGEILTLLLARGVPMRLGEIAEDAALTSATVSEAVSTLESKDLVEKRRDVNDGRALALRLTARGKTAAKKASQWANFLMTASETLNEKERAQFYRTLLKLVFTMQERGDMPPQRMCLTCSHFEANARGKGSYYCNHFNATYDDSRLPIDCNAYEEADIATQRKVWKLYSKA
- a CDS encoding 4a-hydroxytetrahydrobiopterin dehydratase, which codes for MTTRLSSEARASLAEVLPEWHQVVGRDAIQRSFTFHDFNEAFGFMAQVALKAEKMNHHPEWFNVYNRVDITLSTHDADGLTQRDVDLALAIDQFAGDRSSS